One Plectropomus leopardus isolate mb chromosome 1, YSFRI_Pleo_2.0, whole genome shotgun sequence DNA segment encodes these proteins:
- the pdcd2 gene encoding programmed cell death protein 2 yields MSGDTSPSSAEVVLGFLEEAEPWRLLSPQFPVKSGGKPAWLSQRGLPSLPGLECDICRLPLVFLMQVYAPISGQDRSFHRALLLFCCKNHECYKPNDSRCMKVFRSQLPRRNEFYPYDPPPEDEPPSGPEPDQCLLSVSGLKLCWVCGCLGSKACSRCKTVTYCGKHHQTLHWKHSHKRECCSQEASIVTTSSFLFPESELVTEPEEEEDKKEDDTKEAEEEEDRSVDCPSLADALAETDLEEMAMHETEDNKVFQRFKKRIAPEPHQVVRYSRGGSPLWVSSQHIPSDQDIPPCTCGTKRMFEFQVMPQLLNSLCVDSTGASIDWGTLAIYTCSASCNHDDQYCPEFIWKQDFSSDQHTRMKPT; encoded by the exons ATGTCCGGGGACACCAGCCCGTCCTCGGCGGAGGTAGTTCTGGGTTTCCTGGAGGAGGCGGAGCCGTGGCGGCTGCTGTCCCCGCAGTTCCCAGTAAAGTCGGGGGGAAAACCGGCGTGGCTCAGCCAGAGAGGCCTGCCCTCACTGCCCGGACTGGAGTGTGACATCTGCCGCCTGCCTCTGGTCTTCCTGATGCAG GTGTATGCACCCATCTCTGGTCAGGACAGGAGTTTCCACAGAGCGCTCTTActtttctgctgcaaaaatcaTGAGTGTTACAAACCCAATGACAGTCGCTGTATGAAAG TTTTCAGAAGCCAGCTACCGAGGAGGAATGAGTTTTATCCCTACGACCCTCCGCCAG AGGATGAACCCCCCAGTGGTCCTGAACCGGACCAATGTTTGTTGTCCGTCTCTGGACTTAAACTATGCTGGGTGTGCGGTTGCCTTGGCAGCAAAGCCTGCTCCCGCTGTAAGACTGTGACCTACTGTGGAAAACACCACCAGACCCTCCACTGGAAACACTCACACAAGAGGGAGTGTTGCAGCCAAG AAGCATCCATTGTCACAAcctcttccttcctcttccCTGAGTCTGAGCTGGTCACTGAAcccgaggaggaggaagacaagAAGGAGGACGACACAAAGGAGGCCGAAGAAGAAGAGGACAGGAGTGTAGATTGTCCCTCCTTAGCGGACG CCCTGGCAGAAACAGACCTGGAGGAGATGGCCATGCACGAGACTGAAGACAACAAAGTGTTCCAGCGCTTCAAAAAGAGGATCGCACCAGAACCGCACCAG GTGGTACGTTACAGTCGAGGCGGTTCCCCCTTGTGGGTCTCTTCTCAGCACATCCCTTCAGATCAGGATATCCCACCATGCACCTGTGGCACCAAGAGGATGTTTGAGTTTCAG gtgatGCCACAGCTGttaaacagtctgtgtgtggaCTCAACAGGAGCCAGTATCGACTGGGGGACACTGGCGATCTACACGTGCTCTGCCAGCTGTAACCATGACGACCAGTACTGCCCCGAGTTCATCTGGAAACAGGACTTCAGTTCAGACCAACACACGCGGATGAAACCTACATAA
- the rhoua gene encoding LOW QUALITY PROTEIN: ras homolog family member Ua (The sequence of the model RefSeq protein was modified relative to this genomic sequence to represent the inferred CDS: deleted 3 bases in 2 codons): MSPSSPCQMPLRGDGGYKPAPVSPAPPVPPRRVRGRQDAAVRAGSAGAGAAEKRVKCVLVGDGAVGKTSLVVSYTTNGYPTEYVPTAFDNFSAVVSVDGQPVKLQLCDTAGQDEFDKLRPLCYTSADVFLLCFSVVSPASFQNIPEKWVPEIRRHAPFAPLVLVGTQCDLREDVKVLIDLAKYRERPVDPADARDCAMEIGAVAYMECSSLTQKNLKEVFDTAILASLQNYSSHKRTRGKQKRRKKQRQTPDKMKSLSKSWWKRYCCVA, translated from the exons ATGTCACCCTCCTCTCCGTGCCAGATGCCTCTGCGGGGCGACGGGGGCTACAAGCCGGCACCGGTGTCCCCTGCTCCGCCTGTCCCACCGAGGAGGGTCAGGGGC CGGCAGGACGCGGCGGTCCGGGCAGGGTCAGCGGGAGCCGGAGCAGCGGAGAAGCGGGTGAAGTGTGTGCTGGTT GGAGACGGAGCTGTGGGGAAAACCAGCCTGGTGGTCAGCTACACCACCAACGGGTATCCCACCGAGTACGTCCCCACCGCGTTTGACAACTTCTCAG cGGTGGTATCGGTGGACGGGCAGCCAGTCAAACTACAACTCTGTGACACAGCCGGACAG GATGAGTTTGACAAGCTGCGGCCGCTGTGTTACACCAGTGCAGATGTGTTCCTGCTGTGCTTCAGCGTCGTCAGTCCCGCCTCCTTCCAGAACATTCCTGAAAAGTGGGTTCCAGAGATCCGGAGACACGCACCCTTCGCTCCGCTCGTCCTCGTAGGAACACAGTGCGACCTCCGAGAAGATGTCAAG GTTCTCATTGACCTGGCTAAGTACCGGGAGCGACCTGTGGATCCAGCAGACGCCCGGGACTGTGCGATGGAGATTGGAGCTGTGGCCTACATGGAGTGCTCTTCCCTGACccaaaaaaatttgaaagaagtGTTTGACACAGCCATACTGGCTAGCCTGCAGAACTACAGCTCCCATAAGCGCACAAGAGGGAAACAGAAACGGCGCAAAAAGCAAAGGCAGACACCGGACAAGATGAAGAGTCTGTCCAAGTCATGGTGGAAAAGGTACTGCTGCGTGGCCTAG